A single genomic interval of Adhaeribacter pallidiroseus harbors:
- a CDS encoding PDZ domain-containing protein yields the protein MRLLLILLFISCHFFVLAQSSSNNLLKQQRLEEVTIIRTAFQQLHPGLYRYHTKAQLEQDFEKLARQAMTATDKQYFILLSQLASNLKCGHTYLNPWNQQSAAKKAIFSETVFPLLFQVIERKLIVAANLAADKIIQPGDEITAINGITTKRIMDSLLTVSRADGNNTLNKKLNNLNVLPPDVDSSAYTLFDVFFPLFFPESFNAATFTVEVIKPNKKRKKATIKALTKKERHATYVARYGALPAGEKSWQFKFLDSSIAYFKIGNFVTWSWKKDYKNTWIACLRSCKTPPRKT from the coding sequence ATGCGACTTCTCTTAATTTTACTTTTTATTTCCTGTCACTTTTTCGTACTGGCCCAAAGTAGTAGCAACAACTTGTTAAAACAACAAAGATTGGAAGAGGTGACCATTATCCGCACGGCTTTTCAGCAATTGCACCCGGGATTATACCGGTACCATACAAAAGCCCAGTTAGAGCAGGATTTTGAAAAATTAGCGCGACAAGCCATGACTGCGACGGACAAACAATATTTTATTTTGCTATCGCAATTAGCCTCAAACCTAAAATGCGGGCATACGTATCTTAACCCCTGGAATCAGCAAAGTGCCGCTAAAAAAGCAATCTTTTCCGAAACTGTTTTTCCCTTGTTATTTCAGGTAATCGAAAGAAAATTAATTGTGGCTGCTAATCTTGCCGCTGATAAAATCATCCAACCCGGCGACGAAATCACGGCTATTAACGGAATTACTACCAAGAGAATCATGGATAGTTTATTAACGGTGAGCCGGGCCGACGGTAATAATACTTTAAATAAAAAACTAAATAACCTGAATGTATTGCCCCCGGATGTGGATAGCAGCGCCTACACCTTGTTTGATGTCTTTTTCCCTTTGTTCTTTCCGGAAAGCTTTAATGCCGCAACTTTTACGGTGGAAGTAATTAAGCCGAATAAAAAACGTAAAAAAGCGACCATCAAAGCCCTCACTAAAAAAGAACGGCACGCCACTTACGTAGCCCGGTACGGGGCACTTCCGGCAGGGGAAAAAAGCTGGCAATTTAAATTTTTAGACTCCTCCATTGCCTATTTTAAAATCGGAAATTTTGTTACCTGGTCGTGGAAAAAAGATTATAAAAATACCTGGATAGCCTGTTTACGGAGTTGCAAAACTCCTCCGCGAAAAACCTGA
- a CDS encoding S41 family peptidase has protein sequence MQNSSAKNLIIDVRGNEGGDDDTRNELLSYLIRQPFGCANPEQKIYRYLRVPNPLLPYLQTWNEDFKKPKDSLQYVSFADNLYKPKAANCSSIEPKPKAFTGKVYVLIDAKNSSTTFTMADLLQTTQAATLIGEKTGGTKQGLNGSQFFFLHLPYSHLEIDIPLVWQAPTRPRTDCGVIPDHEVLTIPADLLHNNDRQLNYTLSLIKNREDDHR, from the coding sequence TTGCAAAACTCCTCCGCGAAAAACCTGATTATTGATGTGCGGGGCAATGAAGGCGGCGATGATGATACCCGGAACGAATTACTGTCTTACCTGATCCGGCAACCTTTTGGCTGCGCTAACCCGGAGCAGAAAATTTACCGGTACCTGCGCGTGCCTAATCCGCTTTTGCCTTACCTGCAAACCTGGAACGAGGATTTTAAAAAACCGAAAGATTCTTTGCAGTACGTATCATTTGCCGATAACTTGTACAAACCCAAAGCGGCCAATTGCAGCAGCATCGAACCAAAACCGAAGGCCTTTACCGGTAAAGTGTACGTGTTAATTGATGCCAAAAATAGTTCTACTACCTTTACCATGGCCGATTTGCTGCAAACCACGCAAGCAGCCACTTTAATCGGCGAGAAGACCGGCGGCACCAAACAAGGTTTAAACGGTAGTCAGTTTTTCTTTTTGCATTTACCGTATTCGCACCTGGAAATAGATATTCCGCTCGTCTGGCAAGCACCCACTAGGCCCCGAACCGACTGCGGCGTTATTCCGGATCACGAAGTACTAACCATTCCCGCCGACTTGCTACATAACAATGACCGCCAATTAAATTATACCTTATCGTTAATAAAGAATAGGGAAGATGACCATAGATGA
- a CDS encoding ABC transporter permease, giving the protein MLKNYFITAWRYLVKQKMYAAIKVGGFALGIAACFLISLYIQEELSYDRHIPNADRIYRTIVEYNDPGAYEKGVHFPAPFAKTLKEDFPEIEKAGRLNASSLFGAGSAEIRRADQPNNSYEEGITYADQELVDILRLPMIYGNAKQALAEPNTIIISQRKADKFFPHENPVGKTLILNDNVQKPYKIGAVMQDMPATSHLQYDFLLTLQGVELFPGEQTSWRNKNYITYILLRPGADALQLEKKLTRILERHVVPILQAEGNAEALISAKNTVFQLQALRDIHLKYDGIPDSWTKYGDVRFVYLFGAIAAFILIIACINFINLSTAKSANRAKEVGLRKVLGSYRSSLIKQFLTESLLYSVISFGVGLFLAWLLLPYFNQLAAKTLVIPWRAWWLLPTLLAAASIIGVVAGVYPAFYLSAFQPVSVLKGAVSRGSKSSGTRSFLVVFQFTTSIVLIVGTFIIYRQMNYILHKEIGFEKDQVILLQGTNTLGKKVKTLKTELLRLPEVKNVSISDYLPISGTNRNGNPFWEEGKTVVEKAVDGQLWVVDQEYVKTLGMKMTVGRDFSQDLASDSQAVVVNQALVQKFNFAQPIGQRITNGGQTWTIIGVVEDFHYETFKREIEPICLTLGNSPSVVAVKVNTPQMAKLVQDLTTVWKRVAPHQPIRFSFLDESYARMYEEVERMGQIFSSFAVLAIIVACLGLFALSAYMVEQRSKEISIRLVLGASTFHIFRLLTQNFLKLVLTALIIAVPIAWYGMQTWLQDYEYRVAITWDVFIVAGILTVCIAVLTISYQTFRAAFTKPVKALRNE; this is encoded by the coding sequence ATGTTGAAAAACTATTTTATAACTGCTTGGCGCTATTTGGTCAAACAGAAAATGTATGCGGCCATTAAAGTGGGCGGTTTTGCCTTAGGTATTGCGGCGTGTTTTTTAATTTCTTTGTACATCCAGGAGGAACTCAGCTATGACCGCCATATTCCCAACGCCGACCGAATTTACCGGACTATTGTTGAATACAACGACCCGGGAGCTTATGAAAAAGGGGTTCATTTTCCGGCTCCCTTTGCCAAAACTCTAAAAGAAGATTTTCCCGAAATTGAGAAAGCGGGGCGTCTAAATGCCAGTTCTCTTTTTGGGGCCGGCAGTGCCGAGATCAGGCGTGCCGACCAACCGAATAACTCCTACGAAGAAGGCATTACCTACGCCGATCAGGAACTAGTAGACATTCTCCGGTTGCCCATGATCTACGGGAACGCCAAACAGGCACTGGCCGAACCGAATACAATCATTATCTCCCAAAGAAAAGCCGATAAGTTCTTCCCCCACGAAAATCCGGTAGGTAAAACGCTAATTTTAAATGATAACGTCCAAAAGCCTTATAAAATAGGCGCGGTCATGCAAGATATGCCTGCCACTTCCCACTTGCAATATGACTTTCTGCTGACTCTGCAAGGAGTAGAGCTTTTTCCCGGCGAACAAACTAGCTGGCGGAATAAGAATTATATCACTTATATTTTGCTGCGCCCGGGAGCAGATGCGCTGCAATTGGAAAAAAAGTTAACCCGCATCCTGGAAAGGCACGTGGTGCCCATTCTGCAAGCCGAGGGCAATGCCGAGGCTTTAATATCCGCTAAAAACACCGTATTTCAATTGCAGGCCTTACGTGATATTCACCTGAAGTATGACGGCATCCCGGATTCCTGGACCAAATACGGCGATGTGCGGTTTGTGTATTTGTTTGGCGCTATTGCCGCCTTTATTTTAATTATTGCGTGCATTAACTTCATTAATCTTTCTACGGCTAAATCGGCGAACCGGGCCAAAGAAGTAGGTTTGCGCAAAGTGCTGGGTTCTTACCGGAGCAGCTTAATCAAACAATTCTTAACCGAATCGCTGTTATACAGCGTTATCTCCTTTGGGGTAGGACTGTTCCTGGCCTGGCTCTTACTGCCTTACTTTAATCAACTCGCCGCTAAAACGTTAGTTATTCCGTGGCGGGCTTGGTGGTTACTACCCACTTTACTAGCCGCTGCTTCTATTATTGGAGTAGTAGCAGGGGTGTATCCAGCTTTTTACTTGTCGGCTTTTCAACCAGTGAGCGTGTTAAAAGGGGCTGTTAGCCGCGGCAGCAAAAGCTCCGGCACCCGCAGTTTTTTGGTAGTTTTTCAATTTACTACTTCCATCGTTCTGATAGTCGGCACTTTTATTATTTACCGGCAAATGAACTACATCCTGCACAAGGAAATCGGTTTTGAGAAAGACCAGGTAATCTTATTGCAAGGAACTAATACTTTAGGTAAAAAGGTAAAAACTTTAAAAACAGAACTCTTGCGTTTACCCGAAGTGAAAAATGTCAGCATCAGCGATTACTTGCCTATTTCGGGTACCAACCGCAACGGTAATCCTTTTTGGGAAGAAGGAAAAACGGTGGTAGAAAAAGCAGTAGATGGCCAATTATGGGTAGTTGACCAGGAGTACGTGAAAACCTTAGGCATGAAAATGACCGTGGGTCGAGACTTTTCCCAGGATCTGGCTTCCGATTCTCAGGCAGTAGTTGTGAACCAGGCGCTGGTGCAGAAATTTAATTTTGCGCAGCCCATTGGCCAGCGCATTACCAACGGTGGCCAAACCTGGACGATAATCGGGGTAGTTGAAGACTTTCATTATGAAACTTTCAAACGAGAAATAGAACCAATTTGCCTGACCTTGGGCAATAGTCCGTCGGTTGTGGCAGTTAAAGTAAATACCCCCCAAATGGCCAAGCTGGTGCAGGACCTAACTACTGTTTGGAAAAGAGTAGCGCCGCATCAACCTATCCGCTTTAGCTTCCTCGACGAGTCGTATGCCCGCATGTACGAAGAGGTGGAACGCATGGGCCAGATATTTAGCAGTTTCGCGGTACTGGCTATTATTGTGGCTTGTTTGGGTTTATTTGCTTTGTCGGCGTATATGGTGGAGCAACGCAGCAAAGAAATCAGTATTCGGTTGGTACTGGGGGCCTCTACGTTTCATATTTTCCGGTTGCTTACCCAGAATTTTTTAAAATTAGTATTAACGGCCCTGATTATTGCGGTGCCCATTGCCTGGTACGGCATGCAAACCTGGCTGCAAGATTACGAGTACCGCGTTGCGATTACCTGGGATGTATTTATAGTGGCCGGCATACTGACCGTTTGCATTGCGGTACTTACCATTAGTTACCAGACTTTTCGGGCGGCGTTTACTAAGCCGGTGAAAGCTTTGCGGAATGAGTGA
- a CDS encoding ABC transporter permease encodes MFQNYLKIAWRNLLRHKAFSFINILGLALGMTCSILIALWVQDELSYNTFHKNGPQLYRIMANLNWGEIQTGTNTPQPLAEALRKDIPEITHVVQLTEWDLGVIFKANGKTNKETKGRFASPELFQMFSFPLVEGDPKTALVAPDAVVISQSLARRYFGNRAALGQIITIKGQNNVRVTGVMQNISKNSSLQFDFVLPMQGFVKKNDWVKTWGNFSLTTFLQLRPDADFAKVDAQVRKYMPQNHPEQKADFFLQPVSAIHLYAYKASKPDGGRIVYVRLFTLVAVFILLIACINFMNLATARSSKRSKEVGIRKVIGAARSLLVGQFMGEALLTASLAVLFSLVLVILLLPAFNQLTGKTITIAYSSPLFFLSLMGITVVTGLIAGSYPALFLSAMEPVKVLKGAVAGTRRGAFLRKGLVVFQFTLSLILMVGTVVIYRQINFIQNTNLGFDRENVIAIGIEGDLDKNIKVFKTEILQTPGIKRATITSDLPLAIYNSSADLQWPGKAEKEAASISGVFVDYDYLQTMNIRIKEGRAFSRDFASDSDAYMINEAAADMMGMRNPVGQTVSFWNGKGKIIGVTKNFHSQSLHEPIKPLIMLPLPEPRGEGVLLVRTEPGKTKEAVASLEKAIRKYNPGYPFDYKFLDKVFEEQYRSEMTVGTLINCFAGLAIFISCLGLFGLALFTAEQRTKEIGVRKVLGASVVNIVALLSKDFLKLVLLANVLAWPLAWWAMNKWLQNFAFRADLGWWIFALAGIATLCIALITVSFQAVRSAVANPVNALRSE; translated from the coding sequence ATGTTCCAGAACTACCTAAAAATTGCGTGGCGTAACCTGCTTCGCCACAAAGCTTTTTCTTTTATTAATATTTTGGGATTGGCCTTAGGCATGACCTGCAGTATTTTAATTGCGCTCTGGGTGCAAGACGAACTAAGCTATAATACATTTCATAAGAACGGGCCGCAGCTATACCGGATTATGGCTAATTTAAACTGGGGCGAAATCCAGACTGGCACCAATACGCCGCAGCCTTTAGCCGAAGCGCTCCGCAAAGACATTCCGGAAATTACCCATGTGGTACAGTTAACGGAATGGGATTTAGGAGTGATATTTAAAGCGAACGGCAAGACCAACAAAGAAACCAAAGGCCGCTTCGCCAGTCCCGAACTGTTTCAAATGTTTTCGTTTCCGCTGGTAGAAGGTGACCCGAAAACCGCCTTGGTTGCGCCGGATGCGGTGGTGATTTCCCAATCTTTAGCGCGCCGGTATTTCGGGAACCGGGCAGCGCTAGGCCAAATTATTACCATCAAAGGTCAGAACAATGTTCGGGTAACGGGCGTGATGCAAAACATTTCCAAGAATTCTTCTTTGCAGTTCGATTTTGTGTTACCCATGCAGGGATTCGTGAAGAAGAATGACTGGGTAAAAACCTGGGGTAACTTTAGCCTAACTACCTTCTTGCAACTGCGGCCCGATGCTGATTTTGCTAAGGTAGATGCCCAAGTCCGAAAATACATGCCGCAAAATCATCCGGAACAAAAAGCAGACTTTTTCTTACAACCCGTTTCAGCTATTCATTTGTACGCCTATAAAGCTAGTAAGCCCGATGGCGGCCGCATTGTGTACGTGCGCTTATTTACCCTGGTAGCCGTTTTTATCTTACTTATTGCCTGTATTAATTTCATGAACCTGGCTACGGCCCGCTCCTCCAAACGCTCCAAAGAAGTAGGAATTCGCAAAGTTATTGGCGCTGCCCGGTCGTTGTTGGTAGGACAATTTATGGGAGAGGCCTTGCTCACAGCCTCACTGGCCGTACTGTTCTCGCTGGTATTGGTAATTTTATTGTTGCCTGCTTTTAACCAGCTTACCGGTAAAACTATTACAATAGCCTATTCCAGCCCCCTGTTCTTTTTATCTTTAATGGGCATTACCGTAGTAACTGGCCTGATTGCGGGCAGTTACCCCGCCTTGTTTTTATCGGCCATGGAGCCGGTAAAAGTATTAAAAGGAGCGGTGGCAGGAACGCGCCGCGGCGCGTTCCTGCGTAAAGGCCTGGTAGTTTTTCAATTTACCTTATCGCTTATCCTAATGGTTGGTACTGTAGTCATTTACCGGCAGATCAACTTTATTCAAAACACTAACTTGGGCTTCGACCGGGAAAATGTAATTGCTATCGGGATAGAAGGCGATTTAGACAAAAATATAAAAGTTTTTAAAACCGAAATACTACAAACGCCGGGTATCAAAAGGGCTACCATCACCAGCGATCTCCCCCTAGCTATCTATAACTCGTCGGCAGATTTGCAATGGCCCGGCAAAGCCGAAAAAGAAGCGGCTTCCATTTCCGGCGTTTTTGTGGATTACGACTATCTCCAAACCATGAATATCCGGATAAAGGAGGGCCGGGCTTTTTCCCGCGATTTTGCTAGTGATAGCGATGCTTACATGATAAACGAAGCTGCCGCCGACATGATGGGCATGCGCAATCCGGTTGGGCAAACGGTATCTTTCTGGAATGGCAAAGGAAAAATAATTGGCGTTACTAAAAATTTCCATTCGCAATCGCTGCACGAACCGATTAAACCATTGATTATGCTCCCGCTACCGGAGCCACGCGGCGAAGGCGTTTTACTAGTACGCACCGAGCCCGGCAAAACCAAGGAAGCCGTGGCCAGTCTGGAAAAAGCCATTCGTAAGTATAATCCGGGCTACCCTTTCGATTATAAGTTCCTGGACAAAGTTTTTGAAGAACAGTACCGGAGCGAAATGACCGTTGGTACCCTCATTAACTGCTTTGCCGGTTTGGCTATTTTTATTTCCTGTTTGGGCTTATTTGGCTTGGCGCTTTTCACCGCGGAGCAACGCACCAAAGAGATTGGCGTGCGCAAAGTGCTGGGTGCTTCCGTCGTGAACATTGTGGCCTTGCTCTCAAAAGATTTTTTAAAATTAGTGTTATTGGCTAATGTCCTGGCCTGGCCGCTCGCCTGGTGGGCCATGAATAAATGGTTGCAAAATTTTGCTTTTCGGGCCGACTTAGGCTGGTGGATTTTTGCCCTAGCCGGAATTGCCACCTTATGCATCGCGCTTATAACTGTAAGCTTCCAAGCCGTGCGCAGTGCGGTAGCTAACCCCGTAAACGCGTTACGGAGTGAGTAG
- a CDS encoding ABC transporter permease, with the protein MLTNYLKLAVRNLLRQKFYTAINVAGLTLGVAGCLLIFMFVQNELSYDKFHANGNRIYRLLRNNYMNGKITSTPYTSGPYAPTLAADFPEDIQAAVRVMANNALVTYGDKSFNEDRFYFTDPQFFEVFSFKLLKGNPRTALAEPNTLVITEAMAKKYFGKAEPMGKLVTINKDQTFKVTGVMANVPGNSQLQFDMLSSIKLMENEDYLKAWRANMLYTYLLLPEAGRHDALQSKMPGFVQKYLAETMRQFSMNVKLTLQPFQNVYLDDSTTFDFTEHGNKNNVYIFSAIAIFILLIACINFMNLASARSVGRAKEVGVRKVLGAYQRHLIGQFLVESVLLATVSVVLAVALIYAVLPAFNTFAEKQLTLPVTNPLLYVFLILVAIVVGLLAGSYPAFFLSSFQPVKVLKGRLSGSSGNPFIRKALVVFQFAVSIFLIIGTVVIFRQMQYVQNKQLGFGKENILKVPVDNGDIDQKLYGFMRQVRQLPEVKNVSVMSGEPGGFHDRYTIKIVEKPEEDWSFRTVFTDYDYIATLGIKLVAGRGFSRNFPTDSVSAIILNEAAVKQIGWTPQNALGKEFLDVPRDGEASPIRLRVIGVVKDYNFSSLKEAIQPLAIMMRNDHRVIAIKLGPGNPQQAVAAIQNVYTKVAPKYPFEFTFLDQDFDKLYKNEQKQAVLFTLFATLAICIACLGLFGLALYSTEQRRKEVGIRKVLGASVSGVVALLSKDFLKLVLLANVLAWPLAYWAMHKWLQEFTYRTELNAFIFIAAGIIALVIAIITVSFQAVKVAIANPVNALRDE; encoded by the coding sequence ATGCTTACCAACTACCTGAAACTCGCTGTCCGCAATTTATTGCGGCAAAAGTTTTACACCGCTATTAACGTAGCCGGATTAACGCTGGGAGTTGCCGGTTGTTTGCTCATTTTTATGTTTGTGCAAAACGAACTCAGCTACGACAAATTTCACGCGAATGGCAATCGTATTTACCGTTTACTGCGCAATAATTACATGAACGGGAAAATAACCAGCACCCCGTACACCTCCGGGCCGTATGCCCCCACTTTGGCTGCCGATTTTCCGGAAGATATACAAGCTGCCGTACGGGTAATGGCCAACAATGCCTTGGTAACTTACGGGGATAAATCTTTTAACGAAGACCGCTTTTACTTTACCGATCCCCAATTTTTTGAAGTGTTTTCTTTTAAGTTGTTAAAGGGAAATCCCCGCACGGCTTTAGCCGAACCCAATACCCTGGTTATTACCGAAGCAATGGCCAAAAAGTACTTCGGTAAGGCCGAACCAATGGGCAAGCTGGTAACCATTAATAAAGACCAAACTTTTAAAGTTACGGGCGTAATGGCCAACGTGCCCGGTAACTCGCAGCTCCAATTCGATATGCTGAGCTCCATTAAGTTAATGGAAAACGAGGATTACTTGAAAGCCTGGCGCGCGAATATGCTATATACGTATTTGCTGCTCCCAGAGGCTGGTCGTCATGATGCGCTGCAAAGTAAAATGCCCGGTTTTGTGCAGAAATACCTGGCCGAGACCATGCGCCAGTTTAGTATGAACGTAAAATTAACGTTGCAGCCTTTTCAGAACGTTTACCTGGATGATTCTACCACTTTTGATTTTACGGAGCACGGCAATAAAAATAACGTGTATATATTTTCGGCTATTGCCATTTTTATCTTGCTCATAGCCTGCATTAATTTCATGAACCTGGCCTCAGCGCGTTCGGTAGGGCGCGCCAAAGAAGTAGGTGTACGCAAAGTGCTGGGAGCCTACCAACGGCATTTAATCGGGCAGTTTTTAGTAGAGTCCGTTTTGTTGGCTACCGTGTCGGTGGTTTTAGCCGTAGCGCTGATTTATGCTGTTTTACCCGCATTTAATACCTTTGCTGAAAAGCAACTAACTTTGCCAGTAACGAACCCCCTGCTGTACGTATTTTTAATTTTAGTAGCGATAGTAGTTGGGTTACTGGCCGGTAGTTACCCGGCGTTTTTTTTATCGTCGTTCCAGCCGGTAAAAGTATTAAAGGGCCGGTTAAGTGGTAGTTCGGGCAACCCGTTTATACGCAAAGCCTTGGTAGTTTTTCAGTTTGCCGTTTCCATATTCCTGATAATTGGTACCGTAGTTATTTTCCGGCAAATGCAATACGTGCAGAATAAACAACTAGGCTTCGGCAAAGAAAACATACTTAAAGTACCTGTTGATAATGGCGATATTGATCAAAAACTTTACGGATTTATGCGGCAGGTCCGGCAATTGCCCGAAGTTAAAAATGTATCGGTAATGTCCGGGGAACCCGGCGGTTTTCACGATCGGTATACCATCAAAATTGTTGAAAAACCAGAGGAGGATTGGTCCTTCCGCACTGTTTTTACCGATTACGATTACATTGCCACCTTAGGAATTAAGCTGGTAGCTGGCCGCGGTTTTTCCCGCAATTTCCCTACCGATTCTGTTTCGGCTATTATCCTTAACGAGGCCGCAGTTAAACAAATTGGCTGGACGCCGCAGAATGCCTTAGGAAAAGAATTTCTGGATGTGCCCCGGGATGGCGAGGCCTCTCCCATTCGTCTCCGGGTAATTGGGGTAGTAAAAGATTATAATTTTTCGTCGTTAAAAGAGGCTATCCAGCCCTTGGCTATCATGATGCGGAACGATCACCGGGTAATCGCGATAAAACTGGGGCCGGGTAATCCGCAGCAAGCCGTTGCGGCTATCCAGAATGTTTACACAAAAGTGGCCCCCAAATACCCTTTTGAGTTTACTTTCCTGGATCAGGACTTTGATAAACTGTATAAAAATGAGCAGAAGCAAGCCGTATTGTTTACCCTGTTTGCTACGCTGGCCATTTGTATTGCCTGCCTGGGTTTATTTGGCTTGGCACTTTATTCAACGGAGCAACGCCGGAAAGAAGTAGGCATCCGGAAAGTACTGGGCGCTTCGGTGAGCGGGGTAGTAGCCTTGCTCTCGAAAGATTTTTTAAAATTAGTGCTGCTGGCCAATGTATTGGCTTGGCCGTTGGCTTATTGGGCCATGCATAAATGGCTGCAGGAGTTTACTTACCGCACCGAATTAAATGCATTTATATTTATTGCGGCTGGCATTATAGCTCTGGTAATCGCTATTATAACGGTAAGTTTTCAGGCCGTAAAAGTAGCCATTGCTAATCCGGTAAACGCCTTGCGCGATGAGTAA